The following proteins come from a genomic window of Miscanthus floridulus cultivar M001 chromosome 2, ASM1932011v1, whole genome shotgun sequence:
- the LOC136540500 gene encoding transcription factor bHLH96-like, giving the protein MALEAVVLSQPQLAAGHFGYGRGDSPYALPWSCDLQLQGGGGGAGFGDLCAAAGEWDHDLDTWAAPTVAAVGDDWDWEALSRDQSSDASTDHGSRKAAAPEPAAAAAAPGRRKRRRTKVVKNKEEIESQRMTHIAVERNRRRQMNEYLAVLRSLMPPSYAHRGDQASIVGGAINYVRELEQLLQSLEVQKSIKSRGSSGSTDTGSSPFAGFFSFPQYSTTTSGLGGCSGNTSNGGNCSDAAAASAGSAETGRRPAAAVADIEVTMVEGHASLKVLARRWPKQLLKLVAGLHQLRIPPLHLNVTTVDAMVLYTFSLKVEDDSKMGSVEDIATAVHEILSSIQQQEETAVM; this is encoded by the exons ATGGCGCTGGAGGCCGTGGTGTTGTCCCAGCCCCAGCTGGCGGCGGGCCACTTCGGCTACGGCCGCGGGGACTCGCCGTACGCGCTGCCGTGGTCGTGCGACCTGCAGCtgcagggaggaggaggaggagcagggttTGGCGATCTCTGCGCCGCCGCGGGGGAGTGGGACCACGACCTCGACACCTGGGCCGCGCCCACCGTGGCCGCCGTGGGGGACGACTGGGACTGGGAGGCGCTCTCCCGGGACCAGTCCTCCGACGCCTCCACGGACCACGGCAGCAGGAAGGCAGCGGCGCCCGAGCCggcagctgcggcggcggcgccggggagGAGGAAGCGGAGGCGCACCAAGGTCGTCAAGAACAAGGAGGAGATCGAGAGCCAGCGGATGACCCACATTGCCGTCGAGCGCAACCGCCGCCGCCAGATGAACGAGTACCTCGCCGTGCTCCGCTCCCTCATGCCGCCGTCCTACGCGCACAGG GGTGACCAAGCATCCATCGTCGGTGGCGCAATCAACTACGTGAGGGAGCTGGAGCAACTGCTCCAATCGCTGGAGGTCCAAAAGAGCATCAAGAGCCGGGGGTCATCAGGCAGCACGGACACCGGCAGCTCCCCGTTCGCCGGCTTCTTCAGCTTCCCACAGTACTCCACCACCACCTCGGGCCTCGGCGGCTGCTCAGGCAACACGAGCAACGGAGGGAACTGCAGCGACGCCGCGGCCGCATCAGCAGGATCCGCGGAGACCGGCCGGCGGCCCGCGGCTGCGGTCGCGGACATCGAGGTGACCATGGTGGAAGGCCACGCCAGCCTCAAGGTGCTCGCGCGCCGGTGGCCCAAGCAGCTCCTGAAGCTCGTCGCGGGGCTGCACCAGCTGCGCATCCCGCCGCTGCACCTCAACGTGACCACCGTCGACGCCATGGTCCTCTACACCTTCAGCCTCAAG GTAGAGGATGACTCCAAGATGGGCTCTGTTGAAGATATAGCCACCGCTGTGCATGAGATTCTCAGCAGCATACAGCAGCAGGAGGAGACCGCCGTCATGTGA